From the genome of Hyphobacterium sp. CCMP332:
TGATTTCGCCCACACCCCCGACGGGCTCGACAAGCTGATCCGCGCCGTTCGTCCGCATACACGCGGGCGTGTCGTGATTGTATTCGGCTGCGGTGGTGATCGCGATCCGACCAAGCGCAAGCCAATGGGTGAAATTGCGGTGAAACTCGCCGACCACGCTATTGTCACAGATGACAATCCCCGTTCCGAAGATGCCGCCACCATTCGTGCCAAAATCATGGAGGGCGCCATCGGGGCCGAGGAGATCGGCGACCGCGCCCGGGCCATCCGCACAGCGCTTCACCAGTTGAAGCCGGGCGATACGTTGCTCCTGGCTGGAAAGGGCCATGAAACCGGCCAGAAAATTGGCGATGTCACCTATCCCTTCGATGATCGCGAAGAAGCCCGGAAGGCGGTCGCCGGCATGGAGGGCGATCATGGCTGACACGCTCTGGACAGCCCGGGAAGCCGCAGTCGCGACATCCGGCCAGCTCACGGGCGGCGAAAACTGGTCCGCCAGCGGGATTTCGATCGATACAAGGTCGATCAAACCCGGCGATCTGTTTGTCGCCTTGCAGGACCAGCGCGACGGTCATGATTTCGTGCCGGATGCCATGGCGCGCGGCGCGGCGGCGGCACTCGTCGCCCGGTCGGATTGTGGCCCTGGTGCCAAATTGGTCGTGGAGGACACGCTTGATGGATTGCGCAGTCTGGCACGCGCGGCCAGAGAGCGTTCGGCCGCCATCCGCGTCGCGGTGACAGGAAGCGTTGGAAAAACCAGCGTCAAGGAAGCCCTCGCTGCCGTTTTCAGAAGCGTGGGCACAGCGCATGCGTCTCAGAAATCCTATAATAATCATTGGGGTGTGCCCCTGACGCTGGCGATGACTCCTCAGACTTCCGAGCGCGCCGTCTACGAGATGGGCATGAACCATGCCGGCGAAATCCGCGAACTCTCGACACTCGTGCGTCCGCATGTTGCGCTCATCACCAAGATCGCCCCGGCGCATCTCGAAAACCTCGGTTCGATGGAGGCCATTGCCGATGCAAAGGCCGAGATATTCGAAGGCTTGAACCCGGACGGTGTGGCGGTCTTCCCCGCCGATGACGAGTTTTCGCCGCGCCTCGCTGAACATGCCGCCCGGAGCGCCGCAGCATTCATGCTCGAATTCGGGCGTGAAAAGTCTGCCGCTATCCGTATCCTAGATTTCGAAACCGGACCAACGGGCGGCAAAGGGCGGATCAGCGTGCTCGGCAAAGAGGTCAGCTTTTCAGTCGCGGCACCCGGGGATCACTGGGCATGGAATGCGGCAGCGATTTTTGCCACAGCCATTGCATCCGGCGTGGATGCGGAAGCGACGGCCGATGCGCTGGCCGGGCTGACGGCCGGGGCCGGACGCGGTGCGATGCGTCAGATCCCGATCCGGGGCGGGCACTTCACGCTGATTGATGACAGCTATAATGCCAATCCGGCCTCGATGCGCTCGGGGCTTTCCATTCTGGGAGCCACAGAGCCGGCAAGCGGACGCAGGATCGCCATCCTGGGTGAAATGCTCGAGCTGGGCCCGGATTCACCCGCGCTTCATGCTTCGCTGGCAGACCCGATTCATAAAGCACATGCCAATGCGGTTTTTCTGGCGGGCAAGGGAAATGTTCCGCTGCGGGATGCGTTGCAGATCGGACGGCTGGCAGCTTACGCCGAAACGGCAGACGAGCTTTGCAAGCTTGTTGCGGGTTATATCGGACCGGGGGATGTGGTGTTCGTGAAGGGATCAAACGCATCGGGGGTTCACAAAATCGCCCGAATGCTCGCCGAAGACGATCTTGGCGCTCGGGGACAGGGATAGAAATTCACCATGCTGGAATGGTTGCTACTGCCGTACGCTGAAGATTTCGCCATCTTCAACCTTCTGAACTACATTACTTTCCGCACCGGCGGCGCGCTGATGACGGCGCTGGTGATAGCCATTTTTGGCGGGGCTCCCTTTATTCGCTGGTTGAAAAAGAAGCAGCGCGAAGGCCAGCCGATCCGCGATGACGGTCCGGAACGGCATGTCATTGAGAAAGCGGGCACGCCGACCATGGGCGGTTTTCTGATCCTTGTCGGGATCATCGTGGGAACCTTGCTCTGGGGCGATTTGACCAACCAGTATCTGTGGGTCGTGCTGTTCGTCACCATCGGGTTTGGTGCCATCGGCTTTATTGATGACTACCGCAAGGTGACACAGCGATCGACAGCGGGCCTGTCCGGCTGGATCAAGCTGGTGCTTCAGTTTGCGATTGGCGGTGTGGCCGTCTGGTGGATGACCAGCCTGCTCGGCGAGGCACCGGATGTCCCGGACGGATTTGCAACCTCGGTAGCGCTGCCCTTCTTCAAGGATGTGCTGATCCCGCTCGGACCATTTTTCCTGCTATTCGGCATGTTCGTCATTGCGGGCTCGTCCAATGCGGTCAATCTGACGGATGGTCTGGATGGCCTCGCTATCGTACCCGTGATGATCGCCGCGGCGAGTTTCGGCTTCATCGCCTACATCGTTGGCAACGCCATTTTTGCAGATTACCTGCAGCTCAATTTCACGCCCGGGACCGGTGAACTGGCCGTCTTCTGCGGCGCGCTGCTGGGCGCGTCTCTGGGCTTTCTCTGGTATAATGCGCCCCCGGCAATGGTGTTCATGGGCGATACCGGTTCGCTATCACTGGGCGGTGCGCTGGGAACGATCGCCATCGCGGTGAAGCACGAAATCGTGCTCGCCATAATCGGCGGTCTGTTTGTGCTCGAAATGGTGTCGGTGATGGTGCAGGTCACCAGTTTCAAACTCTTTGGCAAGCGCGTCTTCAAGATGGCGCCAATCCACCACCATTTCGAAAAAATGGGCTGGCAGGAGCCGACCATCGTTGTCCGTTTCTGGATTATCGCGGTCATTCTGGCCCTGATCGGCCTGTCTACCCTGAAATTGCGCTAGGCTCATATGATCCCGGTTCCCGGATATGAAGACCAGCTTGTCACCGTCTTGGGGCTGGGTCGAACCGGGATAACCGCGGCCCGCGCCCTGACAGCAGGCGGCGCCAGGGTTCTGGCGTGGGACGATAATGCGGAGACGCGCACACGCGCCAAGGCCGCCGGGCTGGAACTGACCGATCTGGATCGCGCCGACTGGATGGACGTGAAAGCGCTGGTTTTGTCGCCCGGCGTTCCGCTCACCCATCCTGAGCCGCATCGCTTCGTGAAAAAAGCCGCAGAACATGATGTGCCCGTCATTGGCGATATGGAATTATTCGCTCGGGCCATGCAGACCCTGCCTGTGGATCGCCGTCCGAAAATCATCGGTATTACCGGAACCAATGGCAAGTCGACGACGACCGCATTGATCGGCCATATCCTGAAGAAGGCGGGCCGTGATGTCCGCGTCGGCGGCAATATTGGCGATGCCGTTCTCGGACTTGAACCACCGCGCGCCCACACCGTCTATGTGCTGGAATTATCGTCCTACCAGCTCGACCTGGTGCAATCGCTTCACTGCGATGTCGCCATCTGGCTGAATCTGACCGAAGACCATATCGAGCGCCACGGCGATATGGCGGGCTACAAAGCCGCCAAGTTCCGGATATTCGCGAACCAGTCCGCAGACGATCTCGCAGTCATCGGTATCGACGACGATCATTCCGCCGGGGTTATGAGCCGCTTGAAATCCGGCGGCGCTCAGCAGATCACGGCCATTTCGTCCGGTCATTCTCTGGGCCGGGGCGTATATGCCATCGGCGGCAAACTCTTCGATGCAACGGGCAATACCTGCCATGAAGTCCTCGATCTGGCGTCGGCTCCCGCGCTTCCCGGACGTCATAATGCGCAGAATATCGCAGCCGCCTATGCAGCTCTGCTCCATATCGGACTGAGCGCCGATCAGATGGCCCCGGCGATCCGGAGCTTCCCCGGTCTGGCGCATCGTCTCGAATTTGTCGGCGCGCTGAAACACATTCGTTTCTTCAACGATTCCAAGGCCACCAATGCAGATGCGGCGGCCAAGGCTCTGGCCAGTTTTGACAATATCTACTGGATTGCCGGAGGCCGCAAAAAGGAAGGCGGTATCGGCTCTCTGGCTGAATACTTCCCCCGTATCACCAAGGCCTATCTGATTGGAGAAGCAGCCGGCGAATTTGCGGCAACGCTGGCCTCGGCTGTGCCGTGTGAAATGGCCGGGACGCTGGAAAACGCCATCGACCTCGCCGCGCGAGATGCCGGTTCCAGCGGACGGGCAGCGCCGGTCATTCTTCTTTCACCTGCTTGCGCGAGTTTTGATCAATTCAGGGATTTTGAGCATCGCGGAGACGTTTTCCGGATGCTGGTGCAATCCCGGATCGGAAAACCGTAAGGGGCAGACATGGTTGCGATCGAGGCACGGCATTTCGGGGATTGGTGGAAGTCGATTGACCGGACGCTTCTATTCGTGGTGCTCGCCCTGATCAGTGTGGGGCTGATCCTGTCGCTGGCGGCCAGTCCCGCGGCGGCCGTCCGCGAAAATTTCTCCGACCCGTTTCACTTTCTCTATCGTCACAGCTTTTTTGCGGCGCTCAGCCTGATCGTGCTGTTGGCGGTTTCGTCGCTGTCCCGACGTAATATTCGCCGCCTGTGCGCGCTGACGCTGGTCGGATCACTCGCCCTGATCGTGGCGACCGTTCTGATGGGACACGAAGTGGGCGGCGCATCCCGCTGGTTAAGGGTCGCCGGCTTCTCGCTACAGCCGTCAGAATTCCTCAAGCCGTCCCTGATCGTGATGTCGGCCTGGCTGTTTGCCGAAACCCGAAATGGCGCGCCTATTCCGGGCCGGGTGATTGCTTTCGGTCTCTATCTGTCCAGCGTGATCCTGTTGATGATGCAGCCCGACTTCGGTCAGTCCATCCTCATCACGCTTTGTTTTGGCGGCGTTTTCTTTGTGTCGGGCCTCAACTGGCGCTGGATGGCCGGACTGGCCACGACGGCGACGGCCGGCGTGATTTCAGCCTGGATGTTCCTGCCCTATGTCGCGACCCGCGTGGAGAGTTTCCTCAATCCGGATTCCGGGGACCGCTATCAGACCGAAACCGCCATCGCCGCAATTTCGCGCGGGGGCCTGATGGGCGTCGGACCGGGCGAGGGGATCATCAAGCGTTCGCTGCCGGATTCGCATTCCGATTTCATCTTTGCGGTGGCCGCCGAGGAATTCGGCCTGATGGCCTCGCTGGCCATTATCGGGCTGTTTTCCATTCTGGTTGCACGCGCCTGGATGAATGCGCTCAAGCTGACCGATCATTTTGCCCAACTGGCCGTCACCGGACTGGCGCTTCAGTTCGGCTTGCAAGCGGTCATCAATATCGGGGTCAATCTGGATATTATTCCGCCCAAGGGCATGACCCTGCCCTTTATCTCCTATGGCGGCTCCTCCATGCTGGCGCTGGCAATGGGCGCCGGACTGATGCTGGCATTGACCCGGCGCCGTCCCGGCGCGTATCTGCGCGCATGACAACACCAAAACGGGCATTGATCGCGGCAGGCGGCACGGGCGGGCATATGTTTCCGGCGCGCGCCGCCGCGCAGGAACTGGTTGCGCGCGGCTGGGAAGTGCGGCTGGTCACCGATGCGCGCGGAATGAAACACACGGACGGATTTCCCGCCGTCTCGGTGGATCAGATTCGCGCGGCCAGCCCGGTCACGAAAAACCCGGTCAAGCTGGTCAGGGCATGGATTGAATTGCTGGCCGGACTGATGTCCTGCCGCAATATCATCAAGACCTGGAAGCCGGACGTGGTCGCCGGGTTTGGCGGCTATCCGGCCTTTCCGGCGCTGATGGCGGCGCGGCAGAAAAACCTGCCCTTTGCCATTCACGAACAGAATGCCGTCCTCGGCCGCGTCAATCGCGTCTTTGCCAAGGGCGCGGGCTTTATCGCCTCCGGCTTCGAGCGTCTGGACCGAGCGCCCGAAACGGCCAAGCGGCTGATCACCGGCAATCCGGTGCGAACCGAATTCATTGCGGCACGGGAAAAGCCGTTTCCCGGCGAAACCGGACCGATCCGGATTTTCGTGCTCGGCGGCAGTTTGGGTGCCCGGATTTTATCCGAGACGGTGCCGGAGGCGATCGCAGAACTCCCGGAAAGGCTCAAATCCCGCCTTGAAGTCGCCCAACAAACCCGCGAGGAATCGCTCGCAATGGCTCAGGACATCTACCAACACGCCGGCATCAAGGCGGACTGCGCGCCCTTCTTCGGCGATGTTGCGGTTCGTCTGGCCGCCGCGCATCTGGTGATCGCGCGGGCCGGTGCCTCCAGCGTGTCCGAGATCGCCTGTGTGGGCCGTCCCGCCATTTTCGTACCGCTCGCCATAGCCGCCGACGACCACCAGACGGCGAATGCCGAAGGTCTCGTCGAGGCAGGTGCCGCCGATTCCATCCCCGAAACCGAATTCAACACCGAAGCCCTGACCGCCCTGCTCGACGTCCGGCTTTCCAACCATGCGGAGCTGACCGACCGGGCCGCGAAATCGGCGTCTCTGGGGCGACCGTCTGCCGCGGCGCTGTTTGCAGACGCGCTGATCTCGCTTGAACAAGGACACTGACCGCATGCCTCACAGAAGCCTGCCCGTTCGCGTTGGCCCTATCCATTTTGTCGGCATTGGCGGCATCGGCATGAGTGGCATTGCCGAGGTTATGCTCAATCTCGGTTATTCGGTGCAGGGCTCGGACATCAGGGAAAACCCGAATGTCGCCCGTCTGCGCGACAAGGGTGCGGACATCCGGATCGGACATGCCGCAGAGAATGTGAAAGGCGCCGGCGCGCTTGTCGTGTCGACCGCCATCAAGCCGGACAATCCGGAATTGGTGGCGGCCCGCGAAAAGAAGATTCCGGTTGTGCGGCGCGCGGAAATGCTCGCCGAGCTGATGCGCCTGAAATATTCTGTGGCTGTGGCGGGGACCCACGGCAAGACAACAACCACATCGCTGGTCGCGGCGCTTATGGATGCGGCTGAACTGGACCCGACTGTGATTAATGGCGGCATTATTTCCGCCTATGGCTCGAACGCCAAAATGGGTGCTGGCGACTGGATGGCGGTCGAGGCGGATGAGAGCGATGGTTCTTTCCTGAAACTGCGCGCGACTATCGGTATTGTCACCAATATCGACCCCGAACACATGGAGCATTATGGCAGCGTCGAGAAACTCCACGATGCCTTCTACCGCTTTGTCGAGGGTCTGCCATTCTATGGCTTTGCAGTACTTTGCACCGACCATCCGGACGTGCAGAGCCTCGCCTCGAAAGTCACCGACCGCCGCTTGATCACTTACGGGTTCAATCCGCAGGCCGATGTGCGCGCGGAAAATCTGGAGATGACGCCGGCGGGTTCGACCTTCGATGTTGTCTTCCGTGACAACGGCCATTCCGAGCGCTGGGACGGCGTTTTCCTGCCGATGATGGGCGAGCACAACGTGCTCAACACCCTCTCCGCGATTGCGGTCGCGCGCGAACTCGGTGCGACGGAAGCCACCGCAAAATCCGCCCTGAAGGCCTTTGGCGGTGTGAAGCGCCGCTTCACCAAAACCGGTGAGTGGAAAGGCGCGGATATCATCGATGATTACGGCCATCACCCGGTCGAGATTGCCGCCGTTCTGAAAGCTGCACGTCAGGCCAGCAAGGGCAAGGTGATCGCGATTGCCCAGCCGCACCGATATACGCGCCTGCACGATCTGTTTGATGATTTCTGCACCTGTTTCAACGATGCCGATTCGGTCCTGATCGCGCCGGTCTATGAGGCCGGTGAAACCCCGATTGACGGGGCCAGCGCCGAACATCTGGTGGAGGGGTTGAAGGCGCATGGCCATCGCGATGCCCATACCATCACGCGTGAAACCGTTGCGGCTGCGGTCGCAGAACGTGCTGAAGCGGGCGATGTCATTATCTGCCTCGGGGCCGGCGACATTACGGCCTGGGCTTATGCCCTGCCGGATGAATTGAAGGCGCTGGGGTGAGCGATCTCGTCAGAAAACTCCCGGCCGTTCGCGGCAAGTATCTGGAGAATGCACCGCTGGCCGACATGACATGGCTGCGCGTTGGCGGCCCGGCGGAAGTGCTGTTCCTGCCCGCCGACGAGGCCGACCTCGCGCGCTTCCTCGCAGAAACACCGGACGAGATTCCGGTACATATTCTGGGCGCGGGCTCCAATACGTTGGTCCGCGATGGCGGCGTGCCCGGCGTGGTCGTCCGCCTGACCGCGCCTTTTGGAAAAGTCGAGGCAATCAGCGGGACGCGCCTGAAAGCAGGGGCGGCCGCGCTGGACAAGAAGGTTGCCCAGGTCGCGGCAAAATCCGGCATTGCCGGCATGGAATTTTTCACCGGTGTTCCCGGCGCGATTGGCGGCGCGATCCGGATGAATGCCGGTTGTTACGGCACTGAAACGCGCGACGTGCTGATCGAGGCCGTGGCTCTGGACCGGGCCGGGCGGCGCTTTATCGTGCCGGTTCAGGACCTCGGATATGATTATCGCCATTCCGAGGCGCCGGAGGACTGGATATTTGTCGAGGCGCTTTTCGAAGGCGTCCCGGAAGATCCGGCCACCATCACCGCGCGGATGGACGACATCACGGCGCGCCGCGAGCAGACCCAGCCGATCCGCGAAAAAACCTCCGGCTCGACCTTCAAGAATCCGGACCCGCCCGGCACGCTGAACCAGCGCAAGGCCTGGCAGCTGATTGATCAGACCGGCTGGCGCGGCAGGAAAATCGGCGGGGCCTGTTTTTCAACCCAGCATGCCAATTTCCTGATCAATGACGGCACGGCCAGCGCAGCCGATCTGGAAGCTGTAGGCGAGGGCGCACGCACCGACATAAAAGCCGCGACCGGCATTGATTTGCACTGGGAAGTGCGCCGCATTGGCGTGGAGACAGCCAAATGACCAAACGCATCGCAGTACTTCTGGGCGGAATGTCCGCCGAACGCCCGGTTTCGCTGGTCTCCGGCAAAGCTTGCGCCGATGCGTTGCGCCGCAAGGGTTGGGATGTGGTCGAGATCGATCCGACGCGTGAACTGGCCAAACAACTGGCCGATGCCGCGCCGGATGTGGTTTTCAATGCTTTGCATGGTGAGTGGGGCGAGGACGGCAAGGTCCAGGGCATTCTCGAGCATTACGGCAAGCCTTACACGCATTCCGGCGTGCTCGCCTCGGCTCTGGCCATGGACAAGCAGAGGGCCAAGGCCGTGCTGGAAGTGTTTGGTGCGAAATGCCCGGAGGGCAAGCTGGTCGATCGCTATGAAGCGGCCAAAGACCATGCCATGGCCCCGCCCTATGTCGCCAAGCCGAATGCGCAAGGCTCGTCTGTGGGTGTGTTTATCGTGCTCGAAGGCACCAATCGTCCGCCGGCAGAGCTGGCGGACCCAAAATGGGAGCTCGGTAGCGAAATCCTGATCGAGAAATTCATTCCGGGACGCGAACTGACCGTTGCCGTGCTGGGCGACAAGGCGCTTGCCGTCACAGAAATTATTCCGAAGACTCGTTTCTATGATTATGAGGCGAAATATGCAGCCGGCGGCTCCGTCCACGAGATTCCGGCAAGGATTCCAAAGGCTATCGAGGACGAGGCCAAACGCCTCGCTTTGATCGCGCACCAGGCCATGGGCTGCCGCGGCCTGACGCGCTCTGATTTTCGCTACGATGAATCAGCGTCAGAGCCGCTATGGTTACTCGAAATTAACACCCAACCGGGCATGACTCCGACTTCCCTCGCCCCTGAACAGGCGGCGTGGAGCGGGATCGAATTTGACGATCTCGTTCAGTGGATGGCGGAGGATGCGACATGTCCAAGGTGAAACGCGCTCCGGCTCGGCGAAAGCCGACCCGGCGCAAATCACCCCGGAAGCA
Proteins encoded in this window:
- the mraY gene encoding phospho-N-acetylmuramoyl-pentapeptide-transferase, with the translated sequence MLEWLLLPYAEDFAIFNLLNYITFRTGGALMTALVIAIFGGAPFIRWLKKKQREGQPIRDDGPERHVIEKAGTPTMGGFLILVGIIVGTLLWGDLTNQYLWVVLFVTIGFGAIGFIDDYRKVTQRSTAGLSGWIKLVLQFAIGGVAVWWMTSLLGEAPDVPDGFATSVALPFFKDVLIPLGPFFLLFGMFVIAGSSNAVNLTDGLDGLAIVPVMIAAASFGFIAYIVGNAIFADYLQLNFTPGTGELAVFCGALLGASLGFLWYNAPPAMVFMGDTGSLSLGGALGTIAIAVKHEIVLAIIGGLFVLEMVSVMVQVTSFKLFGKRVFKMAPIHHHFEKMGWQEPTIVVRFWIIAVILALIGLSTLKLR
- the murF gene encoding UDP-N-acetylmuramoyl-tripeptide--D-alanyl-D-alanine ligase, producing the protein MADTLWTAREAAVATSGQLTGGENWSASGISIDTRSIKPGDLFVALQDQRDGHDFVPDAMARGAAAALVARSDCGPGAKLVVEDTLDGLRSLARAARERSAAIRVAVTGSVGKTSVKEALAAVFRSVGTAHASQKSYNNHWGVPLTLAMTPQTSERAVYEMGMNHAGEIRELSTLVRPHVALITKIAPAHLENLGSMEAIADAKAEIFEGLNPDGVAVFPADDEFSPRLAEHAARSAAAFMLEFGREKSAAIRILDFETGPTGGKGRISVLGKEVSFSVAAPGDHWAWNAAAIFATAIASGVDAEATADALAGLTAGAGRGAMRQIPIRGGHFTLIDDSYNANPASMRSGLSILGATEPASGRRIAILGEMLELGPDSPALHASLADPIHKAHANAVFLAGKGNVPLRDALQIGRLAAYAETADELCKLVAGYIGPGDVVFVKGSNASGVHKIARMLAEDDLGARGQG
- the murD gene encoding UDP-N-acetylmuramoyl-L-alanine--D-glutamate ligase; translation: MIPVPGYEDQLVTVLGLGRTGITAARALTAGGARVLAWDDNAETRTRAKAAGLELTDLDRADWMDVKALVLSPGVPLTHPEPHRFVKKAAEHDVPVIGDMELFARAMQTLPVDRRPKIIGITGTNGKSTTTALIGHILKKAGRDVRVGGNIGDAVLGLEPPRAHTVYVLELSSYQLDLVQSLHCDVAIWLNLTEDHIERHGDMAGYKAAKFRIFANQSADDLAVIGIDDDHSAGVMSRLKSGGAQQITAISSGHSLGRGVYAIGGKLFDATGNTCHEVLDLASAPALPGRHNAQNIAAAYAALLHIGLSADQMAPAIRSFPGLAHRLEFVGALKHIRFFNDSKATNADAAAKALASFDNIYWIAGGRKKEGGIGSLAEYFPRITKAYLIGEAAGEFAATLASAVPCEMAGTLENAIDLAARDAGSSGRAAPVILLSPACASFDQFRDFEHRGDVFRMLVQSRIGKP
- the ftsW gene encoding putative lipid II flippase FtsW, translating into MVAIEARHFGDWWKSIDRTLLFVVLALISVGLILSLAASPAAAVRENFSDPFHFLYRHSFFAALSLIVLLAVSSLSRRNIRRLCALTLVGSLALIVATVLMGHEVGGASRWLRVAGFSLQPSEFLKPSLIVMSAWLFAETRNGAPIPGRVIAFGLYLSSVILLMMQPDFGQSILITLCFGGVFFVSGLNWRWMAGLATTATAGVISAWMFLPYVATRVESFLNPDSGDRYQTETAIAAISRGGLMGVGPGEGIIKRSLPDSHSDFIFAVAAEEFGLMASLAIIGLFSILVARAWMNALKLTDHFAQLAVTGLALQFGLQAVINIGVNLDIIPPKGMTLPFISYGGSSMLALAMGAGLMLALTRRRPGAYLRA
- the murC gene encoding UDP-N-acetylmuramate--L-alanine ligase, which produces MPHRSLPVRVGPIHFVGIGGIGMSGIAEVMLNLGYSVQGSDIRENPNVARLRDKGADIRIGHAAENVKGAGALVVSTAIKPDNPELVAAREKKIPVVRRAEMLAELMRLKYSVAVAGTHGKTTTTSLVAALMDAAELDPTVINGGIISAYGSNAKMGAGDWMAVEADESDGSFLKLRATIGIVTNIDPEHMEHYGSVEKLHDAFYRFVEGLPFYGFAVLCTDHPDVQSLASKVTDRRLITYGFNPQADVRAENLEMTPAGSTFDVVFRDNGHSERWDGVFLPMMGEHNVLNTLSAIAVARELGATEATAKSALKAFGGVKRRFTKTGEWKGADIIDDYGHHPVEIAAVLKAARQASKGKVIAIAQPHRYTRLHDLFDDFCTCFNDADSVLIAPVYEAGETPIDGASAEHLVEGLKAHGHRDAHTITRETVAAAVAERAEAGDVIICLGAGDITAWAYALPDELKALG
- the murG gene encoding undecaprenyldiphospho-muramoylpentapeptide beta-N-acetylglucosaminyltransferase, with protein sequence MTTPKRALIAAGGTGGHMFPARAAAQELVARGWEVRLVTDARGMKHTDGFPAVSVDQIRAASPVTKNPVKLVRAWIELLAGLMSCRNIIKTWKPDVVAGFGGYPAFPALMAARQKNLPFAIHEQNAVLGRVNRVFAKGAGFIASGFERLDRAPETAKRLITGNPVRTEFIAAREKPFPGETGPIRIFVLGGSLGARILSETVPEAIAELPERLKSRLEVAQQTREESLAMAQDIYQHAGIKADCAPFFGDVAVRLAAAHLVIARAGASSVSEIACVGRPAIFVPLAIAADDHQTANAEGLVEAGAADSIPETEFNTEALTALLDVRLSNHAELTDRAAKSASLGRPSAAALFADALISLEQGH
- a CDS encoding D-alanine--D-alanine ligase; this encodes MTKRIAVLLGGMSAERPVSLVSGKACADALRRKGWDVVEIDPTRELAKQLADAAPDVVFNALHGEWGEDGKVQGILEHYGKPYTHSGVLASALAMDKQRAKAVLEVFGAKCPEGKLVDRYEAAKDHAMAPPYVAKPNAQGSSVGVFIVLEGTNRPPAELADPKWELGSEILIEKFIPGRELTVAVLGDKALAVTEIIPKTRFYDYEAKYAAGGSVHEIPARIPKAIEDEAKRLALIAHQAMGCRGLTRSDFRYDESASEPLWLLEINTQPGMTPTSLAPEQAAWSGIEFDDLVQWMAEDATCPR
- the murB gene encoding UDP-N-acetylmuramate dehydrogenase, which codes for MSDLVRKLPAVRGKYLENAPLADMTWLRVGGPAEVLFLPADEADLARFLAETPDEIPVHILGAGSNTLVRDGGVPGVVVRLTAPFGKVEAISGTRLKAGAAALDKKVAQVAAKSGIAGMEFFTGVPGAIGGAIRMNAGCYGTETRDVLIEAVALDRAGRRFIVPVQDLGYDYRHSEAPEDWIFVEALFEGVPEDPATITARMDDITARREQTQPIREKTSGSTFKNPDPPGTLNQRKAWQLIDQTGWRGRKIGGACFSTQHANFLINDGTASAADLEAVGEGARTDIKAATGIDLHWEVRRIGVETAK